The genome window GCCAGTTGGAATTTGTTCGGAATAAAGAGACAAAGGAGCCTTTTGATCTGAGCGAACAAGTGGCTGGAAAGCTGCACAAGGCTGGCCTAGGAGCCGACCATGGCATTTCACTCATTCCGAGTACAGGTTGCCTCGATGGTATTCGAGGAGACATGGTGATCGTCTCACCCCCTTTCACAATCACGAAGGAGGAGGTCGATTTGCTAGTTGACAAGGTGGAGAAAGTGGTTACTTCTGTCCTAGGAGCATAGATGATTCCATTGCATTACAAAGCTATTCATCGACTAATTACATTATAAAAGCCTGCGTCGGCCCACCAAGCAAACTCGTCCATCGAATCGAAGACTGCGACGCCCAAATCTCCTTAACCTGATCAATAGCCCTCAACAGATTCCAGCACCCAGTCGTATTATGCAACTTGGCCAACTTATTCAAAAAGAACTCTCTATGATCTGGCGTCGAGCTCTCAGCCGCCACGATGAAATACGGCCAAGCTAGAAGGTGTCTTCCCACTATATCGACGTAAGCGTCGACTTGGCCGAGTGACTGTTTGAATCTCTCGATCATGGGTACGGTTTCGGAAGGTGgggggttgaagatggcgcgTTGAACATAGATGTCGCAGGCCCATGTTGTTAGGGAGGCGAGTTGGGAGAGAAGGTCTTTTAGTTCTGGGTGGAAACGGTCGCACCATGTTATGAATTCGAGACAAGcttgttgctgagcttgGATAAAGTGAACGCCGTTGGTTTCGTTGAAGAGAGATTCTCCAAACAGACAGACCCTATAGTCGTGTTAAAGAGCTTATTATCGAACGAGACTCTTAAAACATACCTCAGTATCTGCATCTGTAGAAACCTTCTGAGATCAGAGGTTCCTTCACCCGCATTCTTCGTAAGTGCGTTAACAACCACTCGCAGCGAACCATAGATAAGTTTAAAGTTATCGCTTCCGCTGATCATCTCCCGGATATGTAGTAGGAGCAACGCAGTGAGTGCAGAATCATCATCTTGAGGTGCACACTGGTGAGAACGCATGATTAGTTCTCTTACAAGTGATCCATAAGCTGCTGGATCCAGTGATATTGCAGTGCCGTTCTGCAAAGAGAGATGTTGTtcaacgacgagaagaactGCTTTTCTGACCAGAGGGTCCGTCTCTGCTCTTGGTAATACGAGATCTCGATAGCCGTTGAAGCCCATGTTTATGACTGCGATCAGTTGGGCGATGTTGTTTGAGACTATTGACTGTTAGATGGTGCCAAGAATAGGGAATGGATACTTGCAGTAACCGAGACagaaccttgaccttggatCAACGTGATCTAGACCCCAGTCGATAGATATTGGTTCATGACTTGAGACAACCAAATCTTGTATCTCGTGTTCTTCCTCAGTTGCAGTATCGATTTCAACTGGGTGTTGCTCGACAGTCTCGTAGCCACTTGCACGAAAAGGATCATTCTGTCTCTTGCAACTCAAGACCGACGTAGACGCCGTTTCCGTAGGATTGGCTTCTACCCCATCAATGATAGGAAGTGATTTCCCAACAAACTTTCCACGGGCAGCGATGCCATCATTGAAGCGGTATCGTAGACCTAGTCCACTACACTTGATGCCTTTGGCAGAACATTTGCCACATGTTGGCTCTCTCCGATCACAGTCTATGCGCCGACGGGAGCATTGATAGCATCCTGACAATCACGTTAGTCTTGACTGGCTGAGTTATTGTGGATAATGGATATAGTTACCTCTTACTTTGGGCCTCTTCTTTACTTTGTCCGACTTCGGAGGCGTTGCGGAGGGCATTGAGTTGAGTTCCGGGTATGGCGGGGACACGGTGCTCTACGTGCGTCGTGGTTGAGTCGCTGATGTGGCGCCTTGTTGTTCAAAGAGAATAGTACGTCGCAGTGTCTTGTTAACTTATAATGGGGTTGTGATGAGTGTGAGAAAGcaattgatgaagaagtctAGCATCACAATCAGCAAATCGTCGTTATCGCGTCAAGATCCCAACGAGATGCTATTTCGAGTTAGTGCATGTCGTTCGCCCTGGCGTACAGGGCGGGGTAAGCTATCCCCTTGTAGGAAATTCGAAACGAACATCGAATCGCCGTTGATGATAAGTGTTGAGAATTGATAGGtaactactccgtacttcaTCGGCGGTGGACAGATTGGCTATTCGTTAAGTATATCCTAGGACAATAGTTTCTTGCGTGATCCTGAAAGGCAACATCCCTCATGCGGGCGAGAAAAGGCTCAAGTCATCAAGTCTTACTGTTGGAAAGAAGAGGATTGCTATATCTCCAAAGTCTTCGAGAACCTATTAAGATAGGAACATAAGAGATGACTTGAACAGATTCTCCTTGACTAGTTATACGAAGAGGCGACATATCTGGTTGGAAATACATAAACTGAAGACTTCTCATGAAGAGTAACACAGAATGAACAATTACAAAAGCTTCACGACTTGGCTTTCATGAAAAGTCAGGCATTTCTTCAACGTATGTGAAGAGCGATGGTCCAAAATAGATCCTACTTGTTATACCAGTTGGGGAATCTGAACTCTACCATTCTATTTCTGTAATAGTCTCTATGGCTTCATCGACCTCCTCGCCACCCAAAACTGCGCATTATACGCACTCTTCGTCAAAGCCTTATTGTTAAACCCATAAACAGCCTCCATACTTCTAAGCGTCCTCCCCTCAAACGTCAACGGTCCACAGCTCTCATCTGTATCAAGATACTCAAACCCCATCGCCTCAGTAACCTGCACAATCTCCTCCAACGTCAACTGGACAAACGGTCCAGTCCCATAAAGCAGCGGCCCAAGATTCACCCAGTGCCCACCCGGTTTCAGAACCTTTTTGATAGTGTCGAGATAGCTCATCAAGTTGCGGGCTGTGTCGATGAAGAAGTATGTTGCTATTATGTCGTAGTAGTGGGTCTTGTCATTGAAGACTGTGGTGAAGTCGCCTTCGGTTAAGACTACGGATGTTGAGTTGAGGGATGTATCTGGGAAGGTGAGTTCGCGAATCGTGTCGGATTCTGTGGCGTGGTGGGACCAGCCGTCGATGAAGGGGTGAAATGAGTGGGTGTTTTGAGCGCGGTTGGCTTCGATAAAACGGTAGGCGATGTTCATATACATGGACCATTCATTCACAGTCACCTCGAATCCTGAATGATGTTAGCACTGAAGCGTCGCATCGAATAACAGGCTCAATCGTGTTGAGTTACTGTATATTTCAGGGGAATCTTACCTCCAAGCCTCGCGATATCATGTCCAAGTCGTCCCAGCCCGGATCCGGGAACCAGAACCTTTACCGGACTCTCATCGTCCCTCACAGGAAACAACCCTTGAAGCGTTTTCACGAGGCAAGCGAAAGTTTCCTTCCTTTCAAactctccctcttctgtcCAGTCTCGCACATAATGCTTCAAAGCTTGAGATACGGAAATCTTATCCGCAAGCCTCCCTGAAGACTGAGCAGCACTGATATGCCTttgaagctcttcttcattaATGCCATAGAATTCCATGGCATTTTGAACTATAGCGTCACAGAGCTCTTGGTTCTTCTTCAAAAGAGCGTCTATGCGAGTGAACTTTTTGGAGTAGTTGACTTGATGCTCTAGTAACTTTGTTCATGTTAGACTTCGAATACACATGTGAACATGGCAGACTCACGGATCTTTGAGCTCGAGAAACATGCTTATAGAGACCCTCAAAGCGATCAACTTCAGCTTTCTGACGCTCATGGTACCTCCTGTACCCATACAATGCATCAAGCAATCGATGTCTTGGATGCTGAGCGTTCCAAACCCCCCATCCTATCGCCATGCTCTtgtccagcttcttcttggcttcgaCATGACGAGGGGTATCAGGGTTACATGAGAACTGCTCGAGTGAAGCGACAACAGACCCGGACTGTGATTCACGGGTTAGCTGGGGGAAAGTGGTTGTTGTCGCGGTGAGCATTCTCTTGCGTAGTTTGTATgcagcgacgaggaggaataGCAGGAGACAGACCAGGTTGGGGATGGAGGCGAGATCGGGGTTGTTTTGTTTCAAGGCGTCTACCTTGATGTTCTCGTCTGCAGCTGTGCATAACGGTCCGAACAGGAGGGTGAGGGCTACCAAATGTGGCTTCATGGTGAAGTGCGGTGCAGTAGAAGAGGGAGGGGCTTGAAGGAAATGATGTGCATTCACGTTGGATGAAGAGGTTATCAAGGCTATGGTTGGTCACAACAGCGCATACCTACTCATCAACAAATACCTACCAGCCCGTTTTACAGACTTTTTATTCCCGTTGTCgagaattaaaaaataagagTTGCCTGGTTCGTTTTCTTGGCCGATGAGCACTGCAGACTCGGTCGGAGTGGATACTGTACGATAATTAGTGGTCGTTGGTGGGGTCGGCCAGGGGATCCAGTTTTTAAGGTGAGGACCTTGATGGGCATTTATTGCCAAGAGAAGCCTCGCGATGAACGACAGGGACTCGAGGGTCTTTTTGATCGTCATCCTTTAGGCTACCTTATACGGAGTAGAGACGTTTTATTTACTGGTGAGGTGTGAGCAATGTGACTTGACTGGCTGTGATCGACATTGGAGTGCGATGAGTACCTGAATGGCATCCCTCCGCTGACCTGCACTTACacgaggatgtcgaggatgtcggATGCATCTTGACATACGGTGACCAACGGTTCAACCGTCATTTCAAAGCCCAGCTGAACAGCCCATTCGAGGACAATGCGCCCCAGCAGTCTCTATAGAGCTCGTAATGCCCCCACGCGCCGACGATGGATCTCCCAATGCGTCCATTATTCCCTCTCCGACAGCCCGTACCTTGCTAGTCCAACACTTGCATTCTACGAACCTCGCAAGTGGCAAGGCAATTCTCTTGGCAGAGCCTGTGaatcactctcactctcgtTGCAAGGGATATAAAAAtttcctctccctcttgtATCTCACCTCAACATCTCTCCCTCACACCAACATCTACATCTCACACACGGATCAAGATGAAGACCACTACTTTCGCCGTCGCCCTTCTCGGCTTCTTccccgccatcatggctcagGCTCCTTCGCCTACTGAGTCTGTTGGTTGTGAGCCTCATGGTGATCATTGGCACTGCGAGGCTGCTCGTACCGATGCCGTTGCTGCTACCTCTGAGGCTGAGCATGATCACGAGCACACTGATGCTACTGGCACCGGTTCTCTTGCTGCTTCTCCTACCGAGTCTGTCGGCTGCGAGCCTCACGGCGACCACTGTATGTTCCTCACTTTCCCATTTGTAACCGTTTATTGACATGTGTAGGGCACTGCGAGGGCGCTCGATCTACCCTTGCGACTGAGGCCAAGGCCACCGAGTCTGAGCATGATCATGATCACACTGATGCTACTGGCACTGGTTCTCTTGCTCCCTCTCCTACTGAATCTACCGGCTGTGAGCCCCATGGTGACCACTGGCACTGTGAGGCTGCCCGCACTGGCATCGAGGCCAAGGCAACTGAGTCCGAGCATGATCACGACCACACTGACGCCACGGGCTCTGGCTCCCTCGCCCCCTCTCCCACCGAGTCCATCGGCTGCGAGCCCCATGGCGACCACTGTAAGTTTATCCTCACCACAATCTTGCAATCAGTTACTAACTATCACAGGGCACTGCGACGGTCCCGCTACCGCTGCTGCAGACAGCACTCCCACTTCCAGCAACTCAGCTGCTGTGACCGACAACGCTGCCATCGGCCAGATGATCCCTCTGGCTGGTATGGTCGCCGCTGCTGTTTTCGCTCTTTAAATCGTGAGGTTGAGAATGGGAGGTCTGGGGATATTGGTGTCGAGCCCTGGATTGACGCAGTGGAGGATAGAAAGACACACACACCATGTAAACTTTGTTTCTTGATGGACCGGGAGCGTTTTGACTACTGGTCTAGAGATGGAACGTAGATATGTTCATTAATCACGACTTTTAGTTGACATTGCTATGAAGCTATGTGTTATGAATGAGTGTTGGCTGTCTTGCGTGACTGGTCTCTttagatgaagaagagccagtCCGATCCTACACATGTCCTCTATAAATGCTTCCAAAAGTTGATTCACTGTACATTCCACAAGCCATCTAGTGATGTTGGCGTAATTGACAGCTGAGCCTCACTCAAACCTAACCTCCACGTTCACCCTCACGTCGCACGTCAAAACAACCTCCTCCATAGCGTCGCACCCAAAATTACCCATAAACATAACCTtgtttttttcccttccctcCCCTACCCCTGTCCTGCATGTCCAAAATTCCTCCGAGAAACcgatcacatcacatcaaaaATCTCTCAGCTCCAGCAAAAAAACACAAGTTCACCGGGGGCTTCCATTGGCTCCACGCCCATCAAGGTTCTCaacccaccaccaccgccgccgaACATCACTGCAAGTTGGCCGTGGGGAATTGAGCACCGCGGTCTTTTGGTTAAATGGGAAAATCTCTGCTAGCGAGTAACCTTGTTTGCAAGCTTACGCTTACACTTACAGCATCCGCGGTATCAAATCGGATCTTTGGCTTTCAACGGTGCAGTCTTAGTTCTCGGCAGGAGGATCCACGGTCTGGCCGATTGCCACTTTTGTCCTGTCTCTATCGTCATGTCTTTTCTGTAAAAGGCTTCTCGTAGACATCCAGGTCATCCCAATGTTCGCCCCACGGTCTTTTTTGTTCGCTGCCAAGAGTTCTGTTGGAGTTTCACTGACAAAGAGAGGACCTTGATGTTCACCCAATCCCCCACGCTAAGTGAGGTCGCCTTTCCCAGTAGCTATacataataagcttaaacgTCCGGAGTTTATTCTTTTCCTCAGCATCATTCAAACCCGTATGCAaatctccatcatggctcgtGTCAAGACTTTCTTCGAGAGTCGTCGTGCCACTATGATCGCTGGgtctctcctcttcgtcgttgCTGTCTCTGCGACTGCGAACCCAGGGGCTGTCAAGAGACAGGCATCTGCCACTGCGACCAAGACTGGCATCGACTTTGAGAGTTTGACGGGCTGTCATATGCATGGCCCTACTCAGTGCGTGCCTCCTTTATACCTTAGCTATCGCAATGTATACTGACAATTCAGGTTCTGTATGGATGGCTCGGACGAGTATCAGATCGTTCTCGAGGCTACCATGACTAAGAGTCCTCCTACTTCGTACACAGACTGCCACAGCCATGGTTCAGACACGTACGTTCCCTTTTCGTACCATTCTGGCGCCGCTAACTGGCCAGATACTGCATGAATCCCAACGGCGGAGAAGTCCAAGTCCTCGTGGAAGGTGCTACAGCCACTTCCAACACCGCCAAAGAAACTGCTGCCGCgaaggaggatgagatcACTGCCGTTTCAAACTGCCACATGCACGAGGCTTCTCTGTAAGTTCGATATTCCAAGATTGATAGAACATCCGCGCCTAACAAGACCAGCTACTGCATGGGCCCTAGTTCAGCAGAGTACTACGTCCaaaccaccatcaccaacacccaGGAGTATCCCGCCCAACTCACAAGCTGCCACAGCCATGGCGAAGAAACGTACGTTCCTCTGCGACACTGTAGACTCCCACTTAcaattttattttagttacTGCATGTCCGACGATGGCGAAGCTCCCATCATCCCAGCTGCAGATGTCGAATCCGGCAAAGCAGACCCTCAACAAGAACACTGCCATTTCCACGCAGGCGTCGAGTCCGTATCCCCTTCGTCCCCCCGAAAACTTGACTAACGCGCGACAGGCACTGCGTCGGCGGTAGTAATGGCTCTGAAGAGGGCGGTACGCGCGACTGTGGTCGTAAGGACAGAGACTACAAGATCGGCATTCGCATAGGAATGTTGTTCGTCGTTCTGGTCGCAAGTGCCGTTGGTGTCTTCGGACCGATCCTCATGTCGACCTTTGTTCCCATTAGATCCAACATCGTCCTCACGATTCTCAAGCAATTCGGTACTGGAGTTATTATCTCGACTGCCTTTGTTCATGTACGTTCACCTAGTTCCCTTGGAGGCATGACTGATCCTTGTAGCTGTTTACCCATGCGTCCATGATGTTTGGCAACGAATGTGTGGGCGAGCTGCTCTACGAAGCTACCACTGCTGCTATCGTCATGGCTGGTCTCTTCATTTCGTTCCTTATAGAGTTCTGTGTTCAGCGTGCCATGCGATGGCAGTTGACCAAGAAGTCCGAGACAGACTCGGACAACTTGTCACCTAAGGCTGTGGCGAAAGCCGAGATGGCCAACATTACCATCATGGAAGCTGGTATCATCTTCCACTCGATCCGTACGTCCGTCTCTCTTATCATATACCTCAACTAACGTCTTCAGTCATCGGCATCACCCTTGTTGTAGCGGGAGactccttcttcatcacgctgtccatcgtcatcatcttccaccaACTCTTCGAAGGTATCGCCCTCGGTACACGAATCGCCTCTCTGGGTTACGGCCAAATGCCCCTTGCTCTGGGTCACTCCCACTCGCACTCTACACCATCCCCAACCATTGAACGAACCGGAACATCTGCTGTCCCTCTGTGGAAGAAGCTCGTCCTTGCTTCTGGTTTCGCCGTGGTCACCCCCATCGGCATGGCCATTGGTATTGGTGTTCTGAACGTCTTCAACGGAAACGATCCTGCTACCTTGATCGCCATTGGTACTCTGGATGCTTTCTCCGCTGGTATCCTCGTCTGGGTTGGTCTGGTTGAGATGTGGGCTCAGGACTGGATGCTGGGAGGTGAACTCACCGATGCTGGCTCCCTGACTACGATCTTGGCTctgtttggtttggtttgtgGCATGGTTCTCATGAGCTTGCTTGGAAAGTGGGCTTAAACGGTCGGTCGTTAGAATACATGGAGAGCGCGAGGCGACGCCGGTGACGTCCATCGCAGCAGTTAAGAAGATCACTCATTAGAGATATAGACACAAGCAGCATACAGAAACAGTATACAGCAATCAGTTCTCTTGCACACTTTGTCGCTCCCTGTGAGCTTAGTGACCTATATTTCCGGGCTTCCTCAACGGCgatatactaaataagttCAATCGAACTCAATCCGCAGCGCCTTATACTCTGCCGTGATCACTCTCATCCCCCATTATCCTAAGCTCAACCTTCTCTCTAGTCCCTCTTTGCGCGCGCCGCTtgaatcttcttggtcaaacCTCCGATGCCAAAGAATATGCCAATAACCGTCTCATTCACCCAATTTGGCAAACACGACAGAATCCAAGTCTTGGTCGCCATGCCCCCTGCGTAAAACCAGTCAGGCGTACCCCCAATCAACCCGCCCAGATATCCCTCACCCTTCAACGCAGCAGTCACCAACTTCTCCGCATACCTCTCCGTCGGCATCGTCGCGGTGCGCTGACTGAACGTCAATCGTCGCTGGAAAAAGTCATTGATGGGCATGTACAGAGAGTTGGGCGGCAGAGATCGATGCGTCCGGCTGGCGATGTTGGATCGCACTGTTCCGGTGACGGCGACCATGACGCGCACGTTGAAAGGCTTGAGTTCAAGACGGAGCGCGCGTGACCAGACGTTGATGGCGCCCTTGGTGGAGGAGTAGATGGCGCCGAAGATGTAAGGGACGAGGGTGGATGTGctggagatgttgatgatgagaccgCGGGCTTCAATTAGGAGAGGCGCAAAGGTTGAGACCATCTGGATGGGGCCGAAGACGTTGACCTCGTATGTTTGGCGAACATCGTCAAGATCTGTGTCAATGGAGGGGATGGTGTGAGTTCGGCCACTGGGGAAGTCAGTTTGCGCCATATACTGAGGGAGCTGAGGGGTGAAATTACGCATTGTTCACGAGAATGTCAAGGCGGCCGCCTGTGAGTTCGGAGACCTTCTCTTTGCACTCTTCTATGCTCTTGGCGGAGGTGATCTCAAGAGGCAAGACGCTGACGCCGGGCTTCTCAAGGTCCTTGATCATGTCTGTGTTTCGCACCGTCGCAATGACATGGCAGCCTGTAGTGATGAGTTATTACTCAATTGACATGTCCACAATTATTCAACTCACCCTGACGATGAAACTCATTAACAAGAGAATGGCCAATACCTCCAGGCGAGCATCTACTCTCATCAGCTTTAATCCTCAACAAATCTAGAGGTCAATTGCTTTTACCCAGTGATGAGAACGTAAGTTTTTCTTTCGGCCATTTTGCTGACAAGTTTCCCGATTCTGACAGAGGATGTAAGTTGATTCGTTGAGCGTGTGAGCACTACAATAATCGTGGAGTTGAAGCTTGCGATTGAGGTCTATTGAAGCTCTTAAAGTAAAGTGAAAACATGTGAAATTGGTCCGAGCTGTTTCCCCATTTCCATCTCATGCCGAGACCCGCTGTGGATCACGATTTGGGACGTTTTAGCCATTGAGGATCGACCTGTTCGCTGCCCGCGGGCTCGCGTTGGGAGCTGAGAGTTGTCACTATACGATTATCAAGTGCGAATGCGAATGTCTATCTTAGTACAATGACTTGGGCTTAGCAGTAAGCCCGGCCTTAaggccttttattaattcCCCTTCTGTTATGCGACATCTATGGTTGATGATAGAGGGTTCTTGATCTTTGAAGCGGGGAACATGTTGCTTCGTACACACCTACGAATGCTACCCTGTACTTTGCAATACTGAGCAACAAATGCGCATCGTTTATGAACCTCTGATTCAAGTAGGCTGAACATGAACTACACATATAACCTTCACGTACTTCTCTTCAAACTTTTAGAAGAGACCTCTATGTCGATAGTAATGGAAGCCAAGACtaccttcaagctcaagatgaaggtcTCAATGCCAACTTTGTGAGATCTTATGAAGGATCATCGATGGGATGCAGATGAACGGCAACGGAACAACCTTGGAGCAGCCGAGGTTTGAAGGATCAGATCGCATGACCAGGGTGAAGCATTGGATCTGGGTAGCATCAGGATTGCGTAGTAGACAGTCTCATTGATATGTGCATATAAACGCCAATTCAACATGCTGCGTAGAAGCATTAGACCTTGCACGAACCTACAACATCAGACGGGCGCTTTGTCGGACTTGTCGGATCCGAGATCTTCTGAACATTCCGTCAGAAAACTTAAATGCTAATTGATGCCAAAATGGAGACTTCCAGCTCAACCTTGCAATGCGATGACAGTAAGAAGATGAATGCAGACCAAGTGCCGACTTTGAGCCGCATCTTGTTAATACAACACCGGAATGAACGGACACGGCAAGATATCATTTGAACTTTTGAAGAAAGTGGACTTGGCTTCGCATTTCTTTCGTCGGCAACAACAAACTTTACCTGGATTGTGAGAATCTTCATTTAACGCCTgcactactccgtacctaaAGCATGTAGGCCTTAAACCTTATCTTACAAGAAAGGAGGCAGACTTGGGGGCCAGCCCTCAAGCTTTGATAGAGTGCCTGCTAGAGCAACGACGTTTCAAAGACTGGTGCAAATAAGAATGGACAGTTCGCTACCGTTAAAGGCTAGAAACGGTCATGTGAGGCGAGATAAGAAGACACTGACAGTTCTGAGGCAGTATAGTGTCACCGGAGAGAATCTCTTATCGTAGGATGCCTCTAAGTGAACGTTGAAGGCATCAGAAACCAGCGCAATGGCGACAACTTCGAACAATCACTTCAACAGAGAACAAAATATGATGAAACCGTCAAATATTTACGCTAAATGGCAACCGATATGATACATCTTGTACCGTCCAAACTCCACGAGGCTATAACCTCATCCATACCCATCCAGAACCATTATTCCTTcattcttttataaaaccaTTAATCCCTCCATCCCGATGATATTGACGAGTGCGAAGAACTCAAACGCGATCTATTATTTGCCCGCGGATCAACAGGCGTAGAATCCATCTCAACCGCTGTACCTGTACCGTCCATCTCATAAACAGGCGCTGGCTCAGGCGGCAGCTCCACCGGCTCAGGAGGCTTATAGAACCCAGCATTTGGATCGGGTGTCCCCATTGCTTGCGGCGGCGAACCCGCTGCTGACCACGCTGGTTTCGTCTCGGTAGGCTGGTACGGCGAACCATCGCGGTTCTCGTAGTTGGGCAGCATGGGGTGCGATTCTTCGGCGTTCTTCCTGCGGCGCGCCATCCAGAACCACACGAGTAGGCCTACTACCGCTGCACCACCAACTGCTGCGCCAACGGCTACTCCCGCTGTG of Fusarium musae strain F31 chromosome 5, whole genome shotgun sequence contains these proteins:
- a CDS encoding hypothetical protein (EggNog:ENOG41); its protein translation is MIKDLEKPGVSVLPLEITSAKSIEECKEKVSELTGGRLDILVNNAGRTHTIPSIDTDLDDVRQTYEVNVFGPIQMVSTFAPLLIEARGLIINISSTSTLVPYIFGAIYSSTKGAINVWSRALRLELKPFNVRVMVAVTGTVRSNIASRTHRSLPPNSLYMPINDFFQRRLTFSQRTATMPTERYAEKLVTAALKGEGYLGGLIGGTPDWFYAGGMATKTWILSCLPNWVNETVIGIFFGIGGLTKKIQAARAKRD
- a CDS encoding hypothetical protein (EggNog:ENOG41) produces the protein MAQAPSPTESVGCEPHGDHWHCEAARTDAVAATSEAEHDHEHTDATGTGSLAASPTESVGCEPHGDHWHCEGARSTLATEAKATESEHDHDHTDATGTGSLAPSPTESTGCEPHGDHWHCEAARTGIEAKATESEHDHDHTDATGSGSLAPSPTESIGCEPHGDHWHCDGPATAAADSTPTSSNSAAVTDNAAIGQMIPLAGMVAAAVFAL
- a CDS encoding hypothetical protein (EggNog:ENOG41) is translated as MGFNGYRDLVLPRAETDPLVRKAVLLVVEQHLSLQNGTAISLDPAAYGSLVRELIMRSHQCAPQDDDSALTALLLLHIREMISGSDNFKLIYGSLRVVVNALTKNAGEGTSDLRRFLQMQILRVCLFGESLFNETNGVHFIQAQQQACLEFITWCDRFHPELKDLLSQLASLTTWACDIYVQRAIFNPPPSETVPMIERFKQSLGQVDAYVDIVGRHLLAWPYFIVAAESSTPDHREFFLNKLAKLHNTTGCWNLLRAIDQVKEIWASQSSIRWTSLLGGPTQAFIM